The following proteins are encoded in a genomic region of Acidimicrobiales bacterium:
- a CDS encoding TrmH family RNA methyltransferase: MKQLGPTDLKRLHREWNRRTAGRVALLLESIQSPYNVGSIVRTAAAYRVEQIYLAGNTVSPAGAKSGKVSMGTERYLSWSNFERGPEAADAAREDGYAVVGLELADAAVPMHQLRAGPDVCLAIGNEDHGLSPATLAACDAVTFLPLLGRVGSLNVATAAAIALYELRRQEWT; the protein is encoded by the coding sequence ATGAAACAACTCGGCCCCACGGACCTGAAAAGGCTCCACCGGGAATGGAACCGGCGAACCGCTGGGCGCGTGGCGCTCCTGCTCGAGAGCATCCAGTCTCCGTACAACGTCGGTTCGATCGTGCGCACCGCGGCCGCGTACCGGGTCGAGCAGATCTACCTCGCCGGCAACACGGTGAGCCCGGCTGGCGCGAAGTCCGGGAAAGTGTCCATGGGCACCGAGCGTTACCTGTCGTGGAGCAACTTCGAACGCGGACCCGAGGCGGCAGATGCTGCCCGCGAGGACGGCTACGCAGTCGTAGGACTCGAGCTCGCCGACGCAGCCGTGCCGATGCACCAGCTCCGGGCGGGTCCGGACGTCTGCCTTGCAATCGGCAACGAGGACCACGGATTGTCGCCGGCCACCCTCGCGGCATGCGACGCGGTGACGTTCCTCCCGCTCCTCGGTCGGGTGGGATCGCTCAACGTCGCGACGGCCGCCGCGATCGCGCTTTACGAACTGCGCAGGCAGGAGTGGACCTAG
- the mihF gene encoding integration host factor, actinobacterial type: MPLPPALSADQRQAALEKAAAARRMRAELKEKLKMGSITLRELLQQADQDDVVGKMKVLAVLESLPGLGKVKARRLMEEVGISETRRLHGLGDQQRKKLFERLNS; this comes from the coding sequence ATGCCCTTGCCGCCAGCCCTGTCAGCTGACCAACGACAAGCCGCCTTGGAGAAGGCAGCTGCGGCTCGCAGGATGCGAGCAGAACTGAAGGAGAAGCTGAAGATGGGCTCGATCACCCTGCGGGAGCTCCTCCAGCAGGCCGATCAGGACGACGTGGTCGGAAAGATGAAAGTCCTCGCCGTACTCGAGTCTCTTCCGGGGCTCGGCAAGGTGAAGGCGCGGCGGCTGATGGAAGAGGTCGGGATAAGCGAGACCCGCCGGCTGCACGGGTTGGGCGACCAGCAGCGCAAGAAGCTCTTCGAGAGGCTCAACAGCTGA
- the metK gene encoding methionine adenosyltransferase, whose protein sequence is MRRWTFTSESVTEGHPDKMADQISDSVLDALLAEDPQSRVACETLLTTGLVVVAGEITTTAYVEIPTLVREVVTDIGYTSSEMGFDGRTCGVTVSIGSQSPDIAQGVDTALEVRAGTSGEDILNAQGAGDQGMMFGYACNETDDLMPTPIWLAHRLAQRLAQVRKAGVLPYLRPDGKTQVTFEYEDGRPVRLKTVLISTQHNPNIDLETLLLPDLRDHVIAPLVPPQFADDGYKILANPTGKFELGGPHADAGLTGRKIIVDTYGGAARHGGGAFSGKDPSKVDRSAAYAARWLAKHVVGAGAAERCEIQVAYAIGVARPVSLLVETFGTEQVDPAKISEAVNKVFDLRPAAIIRDLELRRPIYRKTAAYGHFGRNEKDFSWEQLSRLEEFKSALGV, encoded by the coding sequence ATGAGGCGCTGGACCTTCACCTCCGAGTCGGTCACGGAGGGCCACCCCGACAAGATGGCCGACCAGATTTCGGACTCCGTCCTGGACGCCCTCCTTGCTGAGGACCCGCAATCCAGGGTCGCATGCGAGACCCTGCTCACCACCGGGCTGGTGGTTGTGGCCGGCGAGATCACGACGACCGCATATGTCGAGATCCCGACGTTGGTGCGCGAAGTCGTCACGGACATCGGGTACACCAGCTCCGAGATGGGCTTCGACGGCCGGACGTGCGGCGTCACCGTCTCGATCGGTTCCCAGTCACCCGACATCGCGCAGGGCGTCGACACCGCTCTCGAGGTTCGAGCCGGGACGAGCGGCGAGGACATCCTCAACGCGCAAGGCGCCGGCGACCAGGGCATGATGTTCGGCTACGCGTGCAACGAAACCGACGACCTCATGCCGACGCCGATCTGGCTCGCTCACCGGCTCGCGCAGCGTCTCGCCCAGGTGCGCAAGGCCGGGGTGCTTCCTTACCTCCGTCCGGACGGCAAGACCCAGGTCACCTTCGAGTACGAGGACGGACGGCCGGTCCGGTTGAAGACCGTTCTCATCTCGACGCAGCACAACCCGAACATCGACCTGGAGACACTCCTGCTCCCGGACCTGCGCGACCACGTGATAGCGCCCCTCGTGCCGCCGCAGTTCGCTGACGACGGCTACAAGATCCTCGCCAACCCCACCGGGAAGTTCGAGTTGGGCGGCCCGCACGCCGACGCCGGCTTGACCGGTCGCAAGATAATCGTGGACACCTACGGAGGGGCTGCGCGCCACGGCGGCGGTGCTTTTTCCGGGAAGGACCCCTCGAAGGTCGACCGGTCCGCGGCGTACGCGGCCCGTTGGCTGGCGAAGCACGTGGTCGGTGCCGGAGCAGCGGAACGTTGCGAGATCCAGGTCGCATACGCGATCGGCGTCGCCCGCCCGGTGTCGCTGCTCGTGGAGACGTTCGGCACCGAGCAGGTCGACCCGGCGAAGATCAGCGAGGCGGTGAACAAGGTGTTCGACCTGCGTCCTGCTGCGATTATCCGGGACCTCGAGCTGCGCCGGCCGATCTACCGCAAGACCGCCGCCTACGGACATTTCGGCCGCAACGAGAAGGACTTCAGCTGGGAGCAGCTCAGCCGGCTCGAGGAGTTCAAGTCGGCGCTCGGCGTTTGA
- the pyrF gene encoding orotidine-5'-phosphate decarboxylase, with the protein MTAVEPAPRTDRDRLILALDVDDAVEAQRLARQLRPWFGTAKVGLELFSAEGPAVVQTLIDDGYKVFLDLKLADIPTTVGKTARVLGALGVSYLTLHAFVGPVVLRTAVEGLAEGADRAGLPVPSALAVTILTSDSGAPPHILGKRVGIAMEAHCAGVVCAASDVREAKQLAPRLLAVVPGVRFAGSPAHDQLRSTTPEEALEAGADMLVVGRAVTAAPDREAAAAAISASIAG; encoded by the coding sequence ATGACCGCCGTTGAACCAGCACCCAGGACCGACCGGGACCGCCTGATCCTCGCGCTCGACGTTGATGATGCCGTCGAGGCGCAGAGGCTGGCGAGGCAACTCCGGCCGTGGTTCGGTACCGCGAAGGTCGGGCTGGAGCTGTTCAGCGCCGAAGGGCCCGCGGTAGTCCAGACGCTCATCGACGACGGGTACAAGGTCTTCCTCGACCTCAAGCTGGCGGACATCCCGACGACAGTCGGCAAGACAGCGCGAGTGCTCGGCGCGCTCGGTGTTTCCTACCTGACGCTGCACGCGTTCGTAGGTCCGGTCGTTCTTCGCACCGCGGTGGAGGGGCTCGCAGAAGGAGCGGATCGGGCCGGGTTGCCCGTGCCGTCCGCTCTCGCGGTGACCATCCTCACGAGCGACTCCGGAGCGCCGCCCCACATACTCGGCAAGCGGGTCGGTATCGCGATGGAAGCCCACTGCGCCGGCGTCGTATGCGCCGCGTCCGATGTGCGCGAGGCCAAGCAACTCGCGCCCCGCCTGCTGGCCGTGGTCCCCGGGGTTCGTTTCGCGGGCAGCCCGGCCCACGACCAGCTGCGCTCGACAACTCCCGAGGAGGCTCTCGAAGCCGGAGCGGACATGCTCGTGGTCGGGCGAGCCGTCACCGCCGCACCTGACCGCGAGGCCGCGGCCGCGGCCATCTCTGCTTCGATCGCCGGCTAG
- a CDS encoding dihydroorotate dehydrogenase, with translation MTRRARPTRLSSGIDLRTRVGIVELPVPVMTASGTSGHAAELEPYMDLSSLGAVVVKSLSIDPWDGNPAPRLLPLEAAMLNSVGLQNRGVDHWLQSELPSLAATGARVVASIWGCTASQYRDAASVLAKAISSGTGPASSIVAVEANISCPNIEDRRKMFAHSTSGVRDATSAAAEGLQGSVPLWAKLSPNVTDLTEMARAAIDSGASSVTLINTVMGMAIDPATGAPKLGAGGGGLSGPAIHPVAVRAVYDCRTALPAVPIVGVGGVQTGEDAAELLAAGADAVQVGTATFADPRAPARILEELARWCEANEVTSIEQLKGRAHDRR, from the coding sequence GTGACCAGGCGCGCCCGACCGACCCGGCTGTCTTCCGGAATCGATCTCCGCACCAGAGTCGGAATTGTCGAGCTTCCCGTACCGGTGATGACCGCGTCGGGAACGTCGGGTCACGCCGCCGAGCTCGAGCCGTACATGGACCTTTCAAGCCTCGGAGCGGTGGTCGTCAAGTCACTTTCGATCGACCCTTGGGACGGGAACCCGGCTCCGCGCCTGCTTCCTCTCGAAGCGGCGATGCTCAACAGCGTCGGGCTGCAGAACCGGGGCGTTGACCATTGGCTTCAGTCTGAGCTTCCGTCCCTCGCCGCGACCGGGGCACGAGTTGTCGCGAGCATCTGGGGCTGCACCGCTTCGCAGTACAGGGACGCGGCTTCGGTGCTGGCCAAGGCGATCAGTTCGGGCACCGGGCCCGCATCTTCGATCGTCGCGGTGGAGGCCAACATCTCCTGCCCGAACATCGAGGACCGCCGCAAGATGTTCGCCCACAGCACGTCCGGAGTCCGCGACGCGACCTCCGCGGCGGCCGAAGGCCTGCAAGGAAGCGTTCCCCTGTGGGCGAAGCTCAGCCCCAACGTGACCGACCTGACCGAGATGGCCCGAGCAGCGATCGACTCGGGGGCGTCCTCGGTGACCCTCATCAATACGGTCATGGGGATGGCCATCGATCCGGCGACAGGAGCCCCGAAGCTCGGCGCCGGTGGAGGGGGGCTGTCCGGCCCGGCGATCCATCCGGTAGCCGTTCGGGCTGTGTACGACTGTCGAACCGCCTTGCCCGCTGTGCCGATCGTCGGCGTGGGGGGAGTCCAGACGGGGGAGGACGCCGCAGAATTGTTGGCCGCCGGGGCCGACGCCGTCCAGGTGGGCACGGCCACCTTCGCCGATCCGCGCGCGCCCGCGCGAATCCTCGAAGAACTGGCGCGCTGGTGCGAGGCGAACGAAGTGACAAGCATTGAGCAACTGAAAGGACGCGCCCATGACCGCCGTTGA
- the rpoZ gene encoding DNA-directed RNA polymerase subunit omega, producing the protein MTEPPIERLLDQVDSKFTLVSLAAARGRQINSYFNQLGEGLGTIVPPQVTSVSRKPLSIALEEISATKITYHRDGTETDEAEPEAEAPQ; encoded by the coding sequence ATGACAGAGCCCCCGATCGAGAGACTCCTCGACCAGGTCGACTCGAAGTTCACCTTGGTCAGCCTGGCGGCGGCACGAGGCCGGCAGATCAACTCGTACTTCAACCAACTCGGCGAGGGCCTGGGGACGATCGTCCCGCCCCAGGTGACATCGGTGTCCAGGAAGCCGCTGTCGATTGCTCTCGAGGAGATCTCCGCAACCAAGATCACCTACCACCGCGACGGCACCGAGACCGATGAAGCCGAGCCGGAGGCGGAGGCTCCGCAATAG
- the coaBC gene encoding bifunctional phosphopantothenoylcysteine decarboxylase/phosphopantothenate--cysteine ligase CoaBC codes for MGTRELAGRRIVLGVCGGIAAYKAIEVCRRLIDAGAYVMPVMTRGATRFVGEVTFSALASEAVRTSLWDEPEPIPHTKLGQAADLILVVPATARLIGSYAAGISNDLLTATLLATRAPVMICPAMHTEMWEHPAVAENIATLRRRGVNVVEPAAGRLAGGDVGAGRLAEPADIVAAAIHLLKTATGDLAGIKAVVTAGGTREPIDPVRFVGNRSSGKQGYAVAAELSLRGADVTLISTVPTPSPPGVGLQHVETASDMEQAVLALAPTSDVVVMAAAVADFRPKAVAPEKLKKADGIPEIVLEPTTDILAALGASRRPGQILVGFAAETGRPGTAREDVLHYARSKLASKGADLIVANDVAAPGAGFTHDTNAVIIVGSDGNEVDVPLASKQDVARAVVDAISTRLGTARATNSKTTQKEQS; via the coding sequence TTGGGGACGCGGGAGCTTGCCGGCCGGCGGATCGTGCTCGGTGTCTGTGGGGGCATTGCCGCCTACAAGGCGATCGAGGTCTGCCGCAGGCTGATCGACGCGGGTGCATACGTGATGCCGGTCATGACGCGGGGCGCCACGAGGTTCGTCGGAGAGGTCACCTTCTCGGCGCTCGCGTCCGAGGCGGTCCGCACCTCGCTCTGGGACGAACCGGAACCGATACCTCACACCAAGCTCGGACAGGCCGCCGATTTGATACTTGTCGTGCCGGCTACCGCACGGCTGATCGGCTCGTACGCAGCCGGCATCTCGAACGATCTTCTCACCGCCACTCTGCTTGCCACCCGAGCACCGGTGATGATCTGCCCCGCCATGCACACCGAGATGTGGGAGCACCCCGCGGTCGCCGAGAACATCGCCACCCTTCGCAGGCGCGGGGTGAACGTCGTCGAGCCCGCGGCAGGTCGTCTCGCCGGCGGTGACGTCGGCGCGGGCCGCCTTGCCGAACCGGCCGACATCGTCGCCGCAGCCATCCACCTCCTGAAGACGGCGACCGGCGACTTGGCCGGCATCAAAGCTGTTGTGACCGCCGGCGGAACGAGGGAGCCGATCGATCCGGTGCGCTTCGTCGGCAACCGCTCCTCCGGAAAACAGGGCTACGCCGTCGCCGCCGAACTCTCCCTCCGTGGAGCCGACGTCACGTTGATCAGCACGGTGCCGACCCCCTCACCGCCTGGCGTCGGCCTGCAGCACGTCGAGACAGCCTCCGACATGGAGCAAGCGGTCCTCGCCCTGGCGCCGACCTCGGACGTCGTCGTCATGGCTGCGGCGGTCGCCGACTTCCGCCCGAAGGCCGTCGCACCCGAAAAGCTCAAGAAGGCCGACGGGATCCCGGAGATAGTCCTCGAGCCGACCACGGACATCCTCGCCGCACTGGGCGCGTCGCGCCGTCCGGGCCAGATCCTCGTAGGTTTCGCCGCGGAGACCGGCCGTCCCGGAACCGCAAGGGAAGACGTCCTGCACTACGCCCGGTCGAAGCTCGCTTCGAAAGGCGCAGACCTGATCGTCGCCAACGATGTGGCCGCGCCCGGCGCGGGCTTCACCCACGACACGAACGCAGTGATCATCGTCGGTTCCGACGGAAACGAGGTGGACGTGCCACTCGCCTCGAAACAAGACGTCGCCCGCGCCGTCGTCGACGCGATCTCCACCCGGCTGGGCACCGCGCGCGCAACGAATTCGAAGACAACTCAGAAGGAGCAATCATGA
- a CDS encoding guanylate kinase: MIFIVSGPGGVGKGTVVTRLLELRPDLWLSRSWTTRPRRPTEPEDAYVFVDRPTFENRIREDGFLEWTEFAGTQALYGTPLIDPTAVEPGGPDVLLEIELDGAQQVKRRYPEAVLIFIVAPSTEDQEKRLRHRGDDDEMVSRRLAVGAKELEIGERIADHVVVNDDVERAANEVAGILAGYSDPG, from the coding sequence GTGATTTTTATAGTGTCCGGCCCCGGCGGGGTCGGAAAGGGAACCGTCGTGACGCGCCTCCTCGAGCTTCGGCCCGACCTCTGGCTGTCACGATCCTGGACGACCCGCCCGAGACGACCGACCGAGCCCGAGGACGCCTACGTCTTCGTGGACCGTCCCACCTTCGAGAATCGGATCCGGGAGGACGGATTCCTCGAGTGGACGGAGTTCGCCGGAACGCAGGCGCTCTACGGGACGCCTCTCATTGACCCGACGGCCGTCGAGCCCGGCGGCCCGGACGTTCTCCTGGAGATCGAGCTCGACGGGGCGCAGCAGGTTAAGCGCCGGTATCCCGAAGCGGTGCTGATCTTCATCGTTGCTCCGTCGACCGAGGATCAGGAGAAACGGTTGCGCCACCGGGGTGACGACGACGAGATGGTCTCCCGCCGCCTCGCAGTCGGCGCGAAAGAGCTCGAGATAGGGGAGCGCATCGCCGACCACGTGGTCGTAAACGACGACGTCGAAAGGGCCGCCAACGAGGTCGCTGGTATACTCGCCGGGTACTCAGACCCCGGCTGA